The genomic window TTGCACAAAGAGTCAATAAATCAAGCACATCCCTCAGCGTAGTAGATTGAGTTGATCACATTCCACTGCTACTGGAGAGGACGCATTGACAGAGCATCTGTCTAACCAACGGACATCGACACGTATCCTCCACAGGGCACTCAGCTTGACTTTTCTACGATCCAGGGCAAAATGCGTCTGGTTCTGTTCGCCTTCCTCATCTATTGCTCCTGTGCAAGAGGTGGGTGCGAACCGAAGACTGTAAATATCGGGGCTGTCCTAAGCCAGAAGAGATATGAACAAGTGTTTAAAGACGCTGTCACCCAAGCCAACAATATATACGGCAAAGATAAGTTCAAGATGAACGCTATTTCTGTCACCCATAAACCCAACGCTATCCAGATGGCACTCTCCGTATGTGAGGACCTCATCTCCAACCAGGTAAAACTCGAAAACCAAACAGTCTGTTCACTTCACGAGGATCCTTTGAAAGACGCACTTTTAAACTATTTGCATTTTAAGAGCAAAATCcacgatcgatcgatcgatctatctatctatctatctatctatctatctatctatctatctatctatctatctatctatctatctatctatctatctatctatcaaaatAATAacgactatatatatatatatatatatatatatatatatatatatatatatatatatattattattattattattattattaataataataatattattatttaaaacattaagcTACCGTTTCAGATAACTCCCTGCAGTAAAATTGAATATTTAGCCCTGTATACCAGACAATAAAACCAagctttaattttttaattaattattttttattaattattatatttttgataGCCAGGCGACTATATAATTGTTTCTGATAAACacgaattttgtatttattattatttatttatttaatccccGTAACTTGCATCTCAGGAATAAAGCACTTgaacaaatgaaaacattcaACAGGATCGAGGGTCCATTTTGACCTCACCGATGAGTAAGCATCCGCAGCATTCAATTGATGTTGTTAAGGCTGTAAGGCTGTTCTCAGAGGTTATATCTACTGAAATGAACCTGAAATAATTGACAGAATATATGTGGGACTGTCTGTGAGTCATGTGGcgtcatttaaatataaattacagCAGAAGTAAAACGTTTATTGCAACAATACTGACCCCTGCACTAGGCGCCATTGCACCGCAACTGGCCCATTtagaatattttaatgaaaaacgagGCCAACATGGCGTCGGCCCCATTCATAACAGCTGCTTTGTTCTGGCAAGAAAAGCTCTAGCAGAATATTAAACATCAATGGAGGCAGAGATTAAACTCTTCAACGCTGCAGTTCGGATTACCATCCAAGTTGTGTTTACCCGCCAAACAGAGCCTCACACGCGCACAGACTTGTATGGATGAAGTTAACGAAAACCAAACTTCAAATTGCGGATGCTGTTGCTACACTTTTGACATTTAACTTTTGGTTTTGCTTCTTCAGCCACGTTGAAGaatattttataaatacttttaataacAAATATAGATTAAAACAGCGGGGTTACatgtaaattattcatgaacaggCCCATTCTGAAGTTCAGGATATCTATgtgacaaaaacaaagcaaaagtgagTGATGAAGCTTTCTCAGATTTCTCTCCTCATTAAGATCCCGATGTCCACAGGTCTATGCGATCTTGGTGAGCCACCCACCCCAGTCCAACGACCATCTGACCCCCACACCGGTGTCCTACACAGCTGGATTTTACCGGATACCTGTGGTGGGCCTCACCACACGCATGTCTATCTACTCAGATAAGGTGAGTGTTGATGGGCACTAGCAGCGGCATTCTGTATAGGACTACACCTCACTATGATTTAATCCTGCTTTTGTTATAATATACTAGTGTCTGACTGGAGATGGtggtcctctggactcatctagATTCCCACAGAAAGACTATAAAACAACATTCACATACAGTTTTTGCCTTATGGCATCTTGGCACACTAAGAAGTGATGTTGGGATCTGTCTCTAATTTAAATACAGTTAAAGTGATTACATTCTAATTAACTTAAATTGCTTCGGGCCTTTGTGTAGCCTCTCGAGAGTCACCAGTTCATTTCCCCTACCCGTCCTTCTAGAGTATCCACCTTTCATTCCTGCGCACGGTGCCGCCCTATTCCCACCAAGCCCAAGTGTGGTTTGACATGATGCGAGAGTTCCAGTGGAATCACATAATCCTGATTGTGAGCGATGACCATGAGGGCAGAGCAGCACAGAAAAGACTGGAAACCCTGCTGGAGGAGAGGGAGACGAAGGTGAGATGCGTGAGCTGCCAACTCACATGACCCAGCATCTAAATGAGTGTCTGTGTAAGtcagtgtgtgtttctgtaatCAGTACCTCAGAGGTCCTCTgtatatgttaaatgttttattttttctgttatataaacacatttcttTCCATTGGCTAACATTATTTATGCTAGAGACATCAGCAGCGTCTTAAGTGGTTTATCTACAAAACTTTGTACTTTTCTACTCATCTCATGTTGCTTTTTACCATAGTCAGATTCTCCTACTTGTCTGTCCACAACAGGAGCAAAATGAGGGACTTAACCTggggctatgcaaaaaaaatcaATGGCAGGTGATTTGGCTGGTTTGAGGTTTTAAGCTGGAGATCTGTGAGAATTTTTTCCCAGCAAGAGACTGTggttaaaatattttgtgttctctCTGGTGGTTAGAATTAATTTTTGATCTGTTTGTAGCTCTTATATTTCACACTGCTCAAAATTTCACAATATCCCAGAGAATATATGAAAGTATTtcataaaatattcaaaaataagGGTAGTTACAAACTGTGTAAGCATTTAACTAGTTCTACTTTTCTCTGCACATGAAATAAAATTTAAAGAATTtgttatgagataatttttaagGGTCTGAATCCATTTGGATGGCCCTGTATATTTGGGACGGCTGCACCACAATGTCATTGCAATGTAATTTCCTGTAATGGCAGCCCGAAGACCAGCTGGTTTTATAGGCACATTCTCCCATTCTGGGAACTAATCAGCAGAAGGACTCATGAAAATCTTTTGTTTGTGTCTGTAATTACTATTGGCTGCTAGTTGACTACAGGTCTTAGATTGCTGCATACAAAGGACATTGGTATTATGATAAATGGGAAAAACATCAATACTTCTCAGCCTGCTGTGAGTTAATGCATAATCAGGctttttaatttttcattaacATCAATGAGTTTTCTGCTTGAATGTCTCAGTCTTGGACTAGAGCTGTGGTTTGAGGGAAACAAGCTTTGAATAATGACTGCTTTTTCCATTTTGCTTTGGAAGTCCAAGTTTGCAGGCAGGTTGGCATTTACGCAACACAACTAGACTTCAACTTAATTAATCACCCCAAATTTCTGAACTGCTGAAGTGTATTCTgttttacattaaatacattcTTTAATAAAAGTATGGATtcagtacaaaaataaaaatatcaaagaatCCTTGTCCATCCATCCAGTCTAGCAGAAACATTCAGACAAAGGCAAATGAGAAAGAAAAGCATAGAAAGACGGTCTACGTGTTCTAAAGCAGGGCAGATGCAGTGGCTCTGAAGAAATTGCGTTATCTTAATAGAGCACTTTAAATATTCTCTTTATTTTTGGCCATATGTCTGGACAGGCATTTCTTGTGGCAACAACAAGCTGTGCTTCATAGACTGTAGTCAATGTTCTTTCATGGTAGATTGATGAAATTTAAAATGATGGATGGGATGGCGTGAACTGGAATAAGTTGCCCTGGGATctgctgcacaattaataaaaagcaatgttttttttgttttttttacatatgcaTCTTAATGAGATGCATTTTGAAGACATtaccattttttattaattgtggaAAAGCATTGAGCACCCTCAAGGGCAAGTTAAAGCTCATTTTtataagtattttaaattaaatgctggCGAAAAAAGATGATGCAAATAGTTAAAGAGGGAAAATCATCAAAATATCACCCAAGTTCAAACCATTTGCGGGGATAGATAAGGTTGCCTGCTCCCTGTAGTCTTTGTTGATGTTTTTGCAAGCCTCAGGATTAAAGTTTCCCAATTTGAAGCAGAaaagtggagatttgttggaATGCTTTACTGCGCACCATTTATAACTGTTTATAATATTCTGTGTCTGCATATTTTCTCTGTGCACATTATTCATCAGAGTAAAAACAGGAACTATGAAAACCTCGACCAACTGTCCTTTGACAACAAGCGAGGACCCAAGGTATATTTGCATGGTCAATGCACGCCGCCCAAAAGTTCTCTGAAAGTAGCCACTAGAAACCAGTCAAACAATCAACAACCGATTCCAGAGATCCTTATCCCGCCAGCACGTCTATTTATGTTTGGATTCTTTTTATGATTTCAAACGAGAATGGGTTATTTTTTCTGTTAAAGCGTGTACAAAAAATCGTTCCCCCACCTCTcacttttttacttttgtgtAAAGGAATGCATGTATTGAAGCCAGCAAGATTGCAAGTCTATTGTTTTGACACAGTGCGTGGAGATCTGGTCGTGTGGGACAGGCACTATCCAGATGGAACTCCCACCTTTCTGCAGCATTTCTAccttttggttgttttttttgtttggggAAAAAAGCCACCACCATCATCTTCCTTTTCCTTCACCTGTTTTTTGCTTTCCAGTTGCATCAGTCTTCTTCTCCCTGTTGCTCTAACATGCACGTTCTTCCTTGGAATCTTGATTCTCTTcactttgcatgtgaaaatgcagAACTTTTTTCCTGCTCCAAGCTTActtgcgttttttttttatttaagcagATTATCTCAGAAACTTTTTTAACATCATTTTttcacccccccccccaataaaagataaagaaaagagagaaagaataaaagaaaatgcaagcGTTTAAAGAGCATGGTTCATGGTGGGGATGAATCATCTACTTGACTAATGTTGTGTCCTAATCCCAGGCAGAGAAAGTGCTCCTGTTCAGCCAAGACACAAATCTGACGGCTCTGCTCCAGGAAGCCAAAGAGCTGGAGGCCCGAGTGATCATCCTGTCTGCAAGGTGAGTTCATTTCTCTCTCCTTAACCCATCTGACTACCAAACTGATCATCAGCCATCAAACTGATGTAGCTCAATGGAAGATAGGAATGGAATATTTTTCAAAGATTTTCATGcacagtgtcagaaatgaactattccattaagggGAAAAATTTTAGAGCAGATTCATTTCTAACCATCTAAAAATACTGTGTGTCATCCTTTCACATCAAATTCCTCAATTTAATCAATTCCTTAACATAAAGTTGATTCTTatctaaataattacatttgaaaataatttaattaataaatgaaataaaatatatttaaagggataattcacccaaaaatacttcctcatgccatctcagatgtgtttgactttcttctgcagaacacaaattaagattttttgaagaaaatctcagcattgtaggtccctacaatgcaagtcaatggtgaccagacatttgaagctccaaaaatcacataaaggccaaataaaagtattccataatactccattggttaaatctatatcttcagaagtgatataataagtgtgggtgagacatAGATCAACAtttcagtcattttttactataaatctccagtgAAAGTGAAAATAGAGATTTATATGGgggaaaagtatttaaataattgtctgtttctcacccaaagtgataggatagcttcagaagacatacagtatattaaaccactggagacttatggattactttcatgtggCCTatgtgtgatttttagagcttcaaatgtctgttcaccattcatctgcattgtatgggcctacagagctgagatattcttctaaagatctttgtttgtgttctgtagaataaagaaagtcatatacacctgggatggcatgagggtgagtacatgacgAACCATGTCTTTAATCAAAATAGACTAATATATTATGAGATAATATTTATAACTTTTCCTATAACAGAATATGaagaactatatcagatgttacaaataaaaacagaaattaatgacATTTAATGACGGTGAAATTTTTGGCCTAGATATTTGGAATTTCTGAGTTATTTGTGTCACTTTTGCCcctgtttgtgtatatttcaaaGGTTAACAATTTTAGTGAGTACATTTGTAAAGGTAGCATACATTCATCTATTGTTGACAAGCCATCAGTCATTTTCTCTGCCCTTCATGATTCATTCATAACATTCAAATCGGAGGTGTTTACTCTGTGAGATGCCGTTACTACAAGCAATCTTTGTCCAATCGCAGTGAAGATGAGGCCGCAGCCATTTATAAAGCGGCACGCCAGCTCAATATGACAGGCTCTGGTTACGTGTGGTTGGTTGGAGAAAGGGAGATGTCTGGTAAAGCACTGAGTGAAGCCCCAGATGGTACGTACTTTTCATCCTCTCCATTttcatcctttctctctctctatctctctctctctctctctctctctctctctctctctcgcactctcaCTGCCAGACTGTTTAACAAATTGAACATGTTTGCTGTAAGCTTTTTGTACGATTACAATTTGCAATCCCCACTGACAAATCAGTGTCTGTGCTGTACTTGcgtgtttaaatgtttaaacatcTCTATGTTTAAAGGTTTTAAAACACAGTGATTCTTTACTCATTGTACTGTGCTTTGTCTAATgtataatttgtttcatttttgagtgtTTGTACTTTCTTTCAGTAGACAACAAATGACGCAATAGAGAGTTGTGGTAATCCATATTGCTTTGAGTGTGCATTAATTTTTAAGGTTTGGCTCTCATGAGTTTATTTGTAAGTGGTGCTTTGCTACTTCCAATTGAGGTGTGGATTCGATGGTAAGCAACAACAGCATTTCTTTGCTCCTGGCTTCTTTATACACATCCGTGTTAAACTTCACATCATTCTGCTCAGTGCTTACCCTGTCCTAACCCCTCATGACTTTCACAGTCCTTCTGTCTGTCTTGAGACAATTGGTCATTCATATGCAATGCACGCTTGTTTCTTTCTTTGGTATTTCTTGGATTTCTTTATTACGAGTATGTCTTGAGGTGCTCTTGATGTGAGAGTAGTGTTATGAGGCATTGGCCAACACCATGTAATGTTGTCAACTGGGCAGGCTTGCTCGGCCTTCAGCTAATCAATGGCAAGAACGAGTCTGCACATATCTACGATGCAGTGGCTGTGGTGGCCCAGTCCATCCAGGAGCTCTTTGAGAAGGAGAATATCACAGAGCCTCCACGAGGCTGTGTTGGCAATACAAACATCTGGAAGACTGGCCCACTCTTCAAACGGTGAGGCCAGGGGATGAGTGCTGGCTAGCATTTGCTTTCCAACAAACCATCCATTTGCTGTCATACATTATCATACATTACCACTGGCACTGACAAGAGTGGGAGCTTTCACACCACAAATATTGAAATTGTAAATGgtgttaataatgtaaaaaaatatggcTTCAGTCTAgtcaaaaaattaataaataaatgccaaTATCCGATTGAGTATTGATTCAAATGCAAGGACATCTCAAGCCTGTTAAGTTGTTGAATTACATTGACTTTGTGAAATCTGTTGGCATCAATTTGTATCCCTTTAAAGACCCTTACAGGTGTCAAATTTGTTCTCCTATGTCTGTGCCTGCACATAATCTGCACCCCCCACAGAACACTGCTTATCCGTCCCCTAGATAGTCATCATTTCTTTCCTAGACATACCTGCATCTCCCATCTTCCGAATCTGGTAAACTTCCATTACTTCCAGTCATCATGTGTGTCTTCCTTTGTGTTTAAATGGGGATTTTGTACCATTTCTAAAATACCCCCTCTGATTTGTTAGAGTGCTGATGTCATCCAAGTATCCAGATGGCCTGACAGGCCGCGTGGAGTTTAATGATGATGGAGACAGGAGGTTCGCCCACTACAGCATTCTGAACTACCAGAAAACCAGACTGGTCCAAGTGGGCATCTACAATGGCTCACAAGTATGAAATCGGCTCTGTCTTTTTAATGAGCTGCTCAAGGAAATCATTTGCTGTGATATTTTAACAACACATTTCCGGGTTTGGAATGCAAAAGTAAACCTCTATAGAGATAATtaggagaccacagcaaatattatttttgcattcccatttgctcctacagaaaataaaataatccacTATTACGTTTACATGTCTTTCCAAAAgagattatttgaattatttgattATGTGAAACCCCATCACAGCAGTGTTGactagttgttgttttttgtctaTTAATACTGTAACacaataatataacacaaagaatgCTGTTAAatatttacactaaataaaatatttttaaaatgtttgccaGATTTAGactgctaaataaggtggaaacacCTCATCACATGCTGTGAAAAGGGTCCTTTCGGACATTAACGCTCTGTAATTTTATAATAGTGTCCATTaattcatttgaaaatgttataGCATCTTTTAGCTTTTGATTATCTCCAATGCATTACAGGTTATAATGAACACTCAGAGGAAGATTATTTGGCCCGGAGGAGAAACTGAAAAGCCGAAAGGCTATCAGATGTCGACAAGATTAAAGGTACCACTTGAAAGTGAAATCATTGTAGGGCTTTAATTGCATCATTTAGTTATTAGTTTACTCTGATTTAAGCAGTGTATTCACATTTACTTGTTCTTTTGTTCTTATGGTAGATTGTCACCATTCATCAAGAGCCATTTGTCTATGTGAAACCGACTCTACGTGATGGAACCTGCAAGGAAGAGCACACTGTAAATGGAGTCCTGATTAAAAAAGTGATCTGCACTGGCCCCAATGAGACCATTCCAGGTAACCATTCAGGAACAAGACCAgattgatctcacagtgaaatcagaaacagtaggttgagttTTCTTTAGAAAAAATCGGTCTGTGATTACCAAAATTCGAAACAActctgaaacaacatgccgacttcccgtgtgatcatgttggcaaGACTCAGAAGTTGGCTCAGGGTTGACAACATCTGATCCAGCGCAGATTGAACCAATTCAGGAATTGATTCCACCCTATGGCCATTAAGATCTTGCACACTATGATCAACATTATAAGGGTCAAAGAAGTTGTGCGATAAATGATAACTGGGGccaaattaatgtatttaaaatgggtTGCGTATGTAGGGATTAAGGGTTATTATGTACTGTGATGCAGGTTGTGGCTGATGCTGCTGTGACTGATATAAATCCATGTTATCCTTATGATGTTTGTATGTGTATTGTATTTTGCAACACAAGTGTTTTTGTACCCACAAAGAGGAACTATttaaattctattctattctgtaaCTCTATAGGTCGCCCCATAGTGCCTCAGTGCTGCTATGGGTTCTGCATTGACCTCTTGATCAAACTTGCAATGACAATGAACTTTACCTATGAAGTACATCTAGTGGCTGATGGAAAATTTGGCACTCAGGAGCGTGTGAGTAATATGATTAATTTATTGATTTGTCTCCTGGAACACCTTGCTTGAAGATTTGCGTGTCTTTTTTAAGGGCATGCAACTAGGCTGGGGAGAGTAGGCTGCCTGCCTTTTTGAGCATTTAGGATTTGTTTAGACCCTATGAAATCACTTGACCAGTTCTCtgtcctgtgttgatgtatttcctattgaaacaggaatttAGTGTGGGACATTCATTATCTAAGAGATAATACCCTTTTTGAAGTAACCAATAGGATTTAGTTAAATCACAGCCATGGACCATGATTTGCTATTATGATTTGTTTCTTTGCTACAAACATCTGTGTAGTGCAACATGAGTTATTAAtagttttggtctgttttcccacaagagaaagactgtacattcTGAATGTGTAATCTGCTGAAAGTTAATTTGGTCAACTTTAAGGAGTGCGCTAGCATATGCAGTAAATGGCTTCAAAAGCTAGTGAACACAAGACTCCAATTTTTCCTTTAAGTCTTCCTTGACAATTAAGAATCCATAGCAGTTCACATTGTTAAGTACTGACAAATTGCATAATGTATTCTTCCTGATACCAGGTTAACAACAGCAACAAGAAGGAGTGGAATGGCATGATGGGAGAGCTCCTAAGTGGCTTGGCGGACATGATCGTGGCTCCACTGACAATCAACAATGAACGAGCCCAGTATATAGAGTTCTCTAAACCATTCAAGTACCAGGGGCTCACAATACTTGTCAAAAAGGTAAAATTCAGATAACCCACTGATGATCATTTGAATGTACAGACTTTAAACTGCTTTATTCAGTGTGGCCAAGTAGGAGACATGTTACATGAATCAAAAAATGAATGCAAGAGACAAGCATAGATTTGAGGGTCAATTTAATTTCAATCTTTTACTTCGTTTAAAACAAAGTTActgtaatgtaattaattttcaGGGAAAAAAATCCTCTGAGAACATGATTTTCTGTGCTGGAAATAGCATAACAGTTTCTTTGCTTAATTGAATTCCCTGAAGTGGGCTTATCTCTATACTCAGTTAAAGCTGTGATAAATTAATTGACTCTGGAGTACATTGAAATCTATTATTACACCTCTGATCAGCCTAGATGTAGACTGCATTTCATGTTCCATATGGCAATGCATGCGGCAATGCGATGTGGTGTTTGTTGGATAAAGCTGTTGTTTTTCAGGAAATACCACGCAGTACACTGGACTCGTTCATGCAGCCCTTTCAGAGCACTCTGTGGTTACTGGTGGGTCTATCGGTCCATGTTGTGGCGGTGATGCTCTACCTATTAGACCGTTTCAGGTAAAGGAAGACATTTTTCACTTACtgtaacagggtttaaaatgggcaaggacgAAGCAGGAACTGGTTgaaaagtcaaaataatgtttaatgaaaacttaaaaagacacaaacataaacacacactgcagctgcgtgtggttctctctctcccaaactgctgtatccggctcggccttatccttctcctcggctgattagcccgattaggccctcctcctcgtcacacttttGTACATACATTGTGTAATACAAGAAAGTAAATGAACCATCCTTATGAAAGCAACAAGGTGATGCAACAAACTCATCCTAGTCATTATATTCCTTTTTGAtttctattttaatttttaagcAGCAACAACTTTTCTTATTATAACAACAAATGTAATGAAATGGCGATAGAAAACTTTATACTGCTCATGCTAGTTACATAACTAATAATGGATATAATGTATTAGTAATGTCTCATTAAACATCGCGAGAAAATTATACTGTAGACACatccataataataatacaatcatTCCTCTTAATtagaaaaaatatacattaaaaaaaattgttatttgaCAATAATTTAACATTCTCATATTTCCATTTTATATTATGGCTTTAGCATGCTGTACTTTAtccaaaaacgttttttttttttttttttatatatatattacattatagaTTCTTTAAATCAGCCTAATGGTTTCTGCATTTGAAACCTGTATTTTAAAGAGTTTAtaagaatataattttattattacaaaGTTGTAAAAGATTGCAGAGGTTTGGCTGAAGATTGAAGCATGTGTCTCTGGCTGATATGTACTTTGCTTTGCAGCCCATTTGGAAGGTTTAAAGTGAATAgtgaagaggaagaagaagatgcCCTCACCTTATCCTCTGCTATGTGGTTCTCCTGGGGAGTACTTCTGAACTCTGGTATTGGAGAAGGTAGTCATCGGCATAACAATTATTATTCAGTCTATTACCTCTATGAGGTAGAAAAATGGCTGACTCGATGTTTGACTGATTTTGCAGCATGCACACATTTTTTATCTCTCTCACCTGCTGCTTATATTTGCAGGTGCTCCACGGAGCTTTTCAGCAAGGATTTTAGGTATGGTGTGGGCTGGTTTTGCTATGATTATAGTTGCATCCTATACTGCCAATTTGGCAGCCTTTCTA from Xyrauchen texanus isolate HMW12.3.18 chromosome 3, RBS_HiC_50CHRs, whole genome shotgun sequence includes these protein-coding regions:
- the grin1b gene encoding glutamate receptor ionotropic, NMDA 1b isoform X2: MRLVLFAFLIYCSCARGGCEPKTVNIGAVLSQKRYEQVFKDAVTQANNIYGKDKFKMNAISVTHKPNAIQMALSVCEDLISNQVYAILVSHPPQSNDHLTPTPVSYTAGFYRIPVVGLTTRMSIYSDKSIHLSFLRTVPPYSHQAQVWFDMMREFQWNHIILIVSDDHEGRAAQKRLETLLEERETKAEKVLLFSQDTNLTALLQEAKELEARVIILSASEDEAAAIYKAARQLNMTGSGYVWLVGEREMSGKALSEAPDGLLGLQLINGKNESAHIYDAVAVVAQSIQELFEKENITEPPRGCVGNTNIWKTGPLFKRVLMSSKYPDGLTGRVEFNDDGDRRFAHYSILNYQKTRLVQVGIYNGSQVIMNTQRKIIWPGGETEKPKGYQMSTRLKIVTIHQEPFVYVKPTLRDGTCKEEHTVNGVLIKKVICTGPNETIPGRPIVPQCCYGFCIDLLIKLAMTMNFTYEVHLVADGKFGTQERVNNSNKKEWNGMMGELLSGLADMIVAPLTINNERAQYIEFSKPFKYQGLTILVKKEIPRSTLDSFMQPFQSTLWLLVGLSVHVVAVMLYLLDRFSPFGRFKVNSEEEEEDALTLSSAMWFSWGVLLNSGIGEGAPRSFSARILGMVWAGFAMIIVASYTANLAAFLVLDRPEERITGINDPRLRNPSDKFIYATVKQSSVDIYFRRQVELSTMYRHMEKHNYESAAEAIQAVRDNKLHAFIWDSAVLEFEASQKCDLVTTGELFFRSGFGIGMRKDSPWKQNVSLAILSSHENGFMEDLDKTWVRYQECDSRSNAPATLTFENMAGVFMLVAGGIVAGIFLIFIEIAYKRHKDARRKQMQLAFAAVNVWRKNLQDRKSGRAEPDPKKNASFRSISTNLTSNIKRRRSSKDTPYPTDITGQLNLSDPSVSTVV
- the grin1b gene encoding glutamate receptor ionotropic, NMDA 1b isoform X3 encodes the protein MRLVLFAFLIYCSCARGGCEPKTVNIGAVLSQKRYEQVFKDAVTQANNIYGKDKFKMNAISVTHKPNAIQMALSVCEDLISNQVYAILVSHPPQSNDHLTPTPVSYTAGFYRIPVVGLTTRMSIYSDKSIHLSFLRTVPPYSHQAQVWFDMMREFQWNHIILIVSDDHEGRAAQKRLETLLEERETKSKNRNYENLDQLSFDNKRGPKAEKVLLFSQDTNLTALLQEAKELEARVIILSASEDEAAAIYKAARQLNMTGSGYVWLVGEREMSGKALSEAPDGLLGLQLINGKNESAHIYDAVAVVAQSIQELFEKENITEPPRGCVGNTNIWKTGPLFKRVLMSSKYPDGLTGRVEFNDDGDRRFAHYSILNYQKTRLVQVGIYNGSQVIMNTQRKIIWPGGETEKPKGYQMSTRLKIVTIHQEPFVYVKPTLRDGTCKEEHTVNGVLIKKVICTGPNETIPGRPIVPQCCYGFCIDLLIKLAMTMNFTYEVHLVADGKFGTQERVNNSNKKEWNGMMGELLSGLADMIVAPLTINNERAQYIEFSKPFKYQGLTILVKKEIPRSTLDSFMQPFQSTLWLLVGLSVHVVAVMLYLLDRFSPFGRFKVNSEEEEEDALTLSSAMWFSWGVLLNSGIGEGAPRSFSARILGMVWAGFAMIIVASYTANLAAFLVLDRPEERITGINDPRLRNPSDKFIYATVKQSSVDIYFRRQVELSTMYRHMEKHNYESAAEAIQAVRDNKLHAFIWDSAVLEFEASQKCDLVTTGELFFRSGFGIGMRKDSPWKQNVSLAILSSHENGFMEDLDKTWVRYQECDSRSNAPATLTFENMAGVFMLVAGGIVAGIFLIFIEIAYKRHKDARRKQMQLAFAAVNVWRKNLQPYPTDITGQLNLSDPSVSTVV
- the grin1b gene encoding glutamate receptor ionotropic, NMDA 1b isoform X1 encodes the protein MRLVLFAFLIYCSCARGGCEPKTVNIGAVLSQKRYEQVFKDAVTQANNIYGKDKFKMNAISVTHKPNAIQMALSVCEDLISNQVYAILVSHPPQSNDHLTPTPVSYTAGFYRIPVVGLTTRMSIYSDKSIHLSFLRTVPPYSHQAQVWFDMMREFQWNHIILIVSDDHEGRAAQKRLETLLEERETKSKNRNYENLDQLSFDNKRGPKAEKVLLFSQDTNLTALLQEAKELEARVIILSASEDEAAAIYKAARQLNMTGSGYVWLVGEREMSGKALSEAPDGLLGLQLINGKNESAHIYDAVAVVAQSIQELFEKENITEPPRGCVGNTNIWKTGPLFKRVLMSSKYPDGLTGRVEFNDDGDRRFAHYSILNYQKTRLVQVGIYNGSQVIMNTQRKIIWPGGETEKPKGYQMSTRLKIVTIHQEPFVYVKPTLRDGTCKEEHTVNGVLIKKVICTGPNETIPGRPIVPQCCYGFCIDLLIKLAMTMNFTYEVHLVADGKFGTQERVNNSNKKEWNGMMGELLSGLADMIVAPLTINNERAQYIEFSKPFKYQGLTILVKKEIPRSTLDSFMQPFQSTLWLLVGLSVHVVAVMLYLLDRFSPFGRFKVNSEEEEEDALTLSSAMWFSWGVLLNSGIGEGAPRSFSARILGMVWAGFAMIIVASYTANLAAFLVLDRPEERITGINDPRLRNPSDKFIYATVKQSSVDIYFRRQVELSTMYRHMEKHNYESAAEAIQAVRDNKLHAFIWDSAVLEFEASQKCDLVTTGELFFRSGFGIGMRKDSPWKQNVSLAILSSHENGFMEDLDKTWVRYQECDSRSNAPATLTFENMAGVFMLVAGGIVAGIFLIFIEIAYKRHKDARRKQMQLAFAAVNVWRKNLQDRKSGRAEPDPKKNASFRSISTNLTSNIKRRRSSKDTPYPTDITGQLNLSDPSVSTVV